TTCTCAATCACCTTTGCAGGTGTCTTCCATCTTGATCCTGGGACCTCCATTTCAAACTTGGTGCAGATGTCCTTGTAAACTATTCCAGCTGCTTGGTTGTGGCGTTCCATGAACGCCTTTCCAGCCAGCATCTTACACTTTGCTGTGATGTGCTGAGCTGTCTTAGGGGCATCTTTACACAGTCTACACCTTGGGTCCTGCCCGGTGTGGTATACCCTAGCCTCTATCCATCTAGTGCTTAGGTCCTGCTCCTGTGCCACCATGATGATCAGGGCCTCTGTGCTGTCTTTCAGTCCAGCTTTCTCCAGCCATTGGTATGTTTTACCAATATCAGCCACTTCTTCAATTTGATGATGGAACATGCCATCTAGGGGCTTGTCCTTCCATGTTTGCCCCTctggctcctcctctctgctgggTTTCAGCTGCCTTTGCTGTTCACTTAGCAGTTCATCATCGGGGGCCATTCCTGATGTATTCTTGGATGTGAGTTGTTTCATCCTGGATAGTGGCTTTGACACTCACTAATCTTCGGCCTTCTTCCTTCTGCTTAGTGTACAATCTGAGTGTGCTGGACTTAGGGTGAAACCCTCCATGAATGAGGAGCTTCCATGTCTTGATATCAGTGGCATCTATTTCTACCTTTGGCCAAGAAATTCTGCTAGCAGGATATCTTATTATTGACAGGGCGTGGGTATTGATGGCTTGGATCTCTTTCCGACCATTCAGGCCTCTTCATGGTTCCCATTTGCTTGTGGGATCCCAAGGTATTTGTAACTGTCCTCAACATCTCCTTTGTCGCCTTTAAGTAGTTCTACACCCTCAGTTCTGATAATCTTCCCTCTCCTTGATATCATTCGGCTGCATTTATAGTGTCCAAATCACATCCCAATGTCTTTGCTGTAGACCCTGGTGAGATGGATCAGTGAGTCAATGTCACGCTCACTCTTCGCATACAGCTTGAGGTCCTCCATGTAGAGGAGGTGGCTGATTGTTGTCCCGCTTAGGAATCGGTATTCGGAGTGGTCTCCCACAGTTCCACTGAGTTCTTGATGAAGATCTTTAGAATCCTGTTGATATTGTACAGCTCCAAGCTTTCCATTATCCATGGATGTGACATTGAATCATAGGCCTTCTTATAGTCAATTCATGCAGTGTACAGGTTGGTGGTCTCACAGCCCTTTGTGAGAGCCCTATCGATATcaatatacatatgtgtatatatatatatgtatatcaatatacatatatatatatacatgtatatatatatatatatttatatatgtatatatacatatatgtgtgtgtgtgtatgtgcttaagcttgttttttctgctttagATCCATCTCACCCAcatgagaattttttttttcatatgacGAATTGATCATGgtacatttccacacacacacggacacacacacacacacagggagtgtcACTAAGGACAGAGTCCATGTCACAGTGGGAGTGGCTAAGCCTGCTCCTCACTAAACTCACCTTTCCTCAGACAGTGGTGACAGAGCGGTGAAATGGCAGGAGTTCAGCTGCACAGAGAAACCTTCTCTTGTTCCATCTGTTTGGATCTTCTGAAGGTTCCGGTGACTCTTACCTGTGGACACAGCTTCTGTATGGACTGTATTAAAGACCACTGGGACTCAGAGGAGCAGAAGAGGATctacagctgccctcagtgtaGAGAGCTCTTCATGCCAAGGTCtgaactgaagaaaaacaccatgttagcagatttagtggaggagctgaagaagactggtctccacgctgctcctgctgatcactgctatgctggagctgacgatgtggcctgtgatgtctgcactggcaggaaactgaaagctctcaagtcctgtttggtttgtttggcctcttactgtgaggaacatctccagcctcatcatcaatcacctgcatttaagaaacacaagctgGTGGAGCCGTCCAAGAACCTCCAGGAGAACATGTGCCCTCGTCACGACgaggtgatgaagatgttctgccgcactgatcagcagtgtatctgttatctctgctctgtggaccaACATAAAGACCACAACACggtcacagctgcagcagtgaggacggagaagcagagagagctggatcTGAGTCGAGAAGaagtccagcagagactccaggacagagacagagacgtgaaGGTGCTTCAACAGGAGAGGAAGACTCTCAGTCTATCTGCTGATAAAGCCGTGAAGGACACAAACGAGAGCTTCACCGAGATGACGCGTCTCCTGCAGAAGAGAAGCTCTGACGTCaagcagcagatcagatccaAGCTGGAAACTGAGGTGAGACGAGTCACAGATGCTgaggagaagcttcagcaggagatcactgagctgaagaagagagaagctgaactgaagcagctctcactcacacacgaccACAACCAGTTTCTCCTCAACTACTGCTCACTGTCAGGACTCAGTCCATCCACACACTCGTCCACCATCAACGTCCGTCCTCTGAGACACTTTGAGGACGTGACAGCGGCTGTGGCAAAGTTCAGAGGTCAACTGCAGGACGTCCTGACCGAGACGTGGGCAAACATTTCACTGGCTGTGACTCAAGTCGATGTTTtactgacagaaccagaaccaaagaccagagctgaattCTTTAGATATTCACAGGAAATCAaactggatccaaacacagtaaacacacgtctgttattatctgagggaaacagaaaagtgacagtAACTTGTGAAGATCAGTCTTATCCttgtcacacagacagattcactGATTATCATCAGGTCCTGAGTAAAGACAGTCTGACTGCAcgttgttactgggaggtggagTGGACGGGAGGAGGTTGTGTAGCAGTGACGTACAAGAACATCAGCAGATCAGGTTCAGATGAATGTGCATTTGGATACAATGATAAATCTTGGGCTTTAGATTGTTACCAAAACAGTTGTCAGTTTGTTCACAACAGTATCTGGACTGACGTCTCGGATGGTTTGTCCTCCAGAGTGGGAGTTTACCTGGACCACAGAGCAGgtcttctgtccttctacagagtctctgacaccatgactctgctccacagagtccagaccacgtTCACTCAGCCTCTCTATGCTGGAGTTTATCTTTATCCTTCACCTGGAGACACAGCTGAGTTCTGTAAACTTGAATAAACTCGAGTTCTTTCAGAACTCCCATGGTGGGCGGAACCTTTGTTTGAACGTTGTTTTTGTGAactccccccccaaaaaaaacgtGTGTGGAAGCGTTTGTGCTTTAACTTTGTTAAGTCACAGATCTATAATCACAttgaacatttgaaataactcatgttgttgttgtttttctgtatcGATGTAGAAGTCAGATTCTTTGATGTTTTGGTCACAGTGATCACGATGGTAATGAACAAGTAGGtgattcaaacaaacaaacataatatcCAATGTTAGTGATTGTATTATATATCACCAAGTTCTCATTGTCTTAATAAATCCGATGATTATTGTCTTTTATCCATGTTTGAGATTGAGgtgaaaaaaagtgattgtttgatttattttcctaaataaaaaacaaatatcaatgtttgtttctgtctttgagtatcaacaataataactatgaaaataataaaataatattggtcaattatttcattatcatcacatattttaattattgtcaAATATTGAGCATTTTTCGTTTTATATCTATCTCCTGTGcctgtgaaaaaaaacctttctgaTTTCTTTCGATTATCAGACTAATTTTAACATGAGCGAAggataacacaaataaatacaaaatgaatgttttaaatgataaaaaaaataaccttccTGGCCCATGTGAAAAAGTTATTACTCCccttttttaaatcatgaatGAACCACATTTTTTGGAACGCTGAGTTTAATTTCACCCGGGCCTGATTACTGCCACACCTGCTGGGTATGTTTTAAACCCTTAATCCACAATTGGAGAAAGTTTTGAGCAGTGGTGAACCTTCACAGGAGTGGCCGGTCTACCAAGATTACTCCAAGAACGCATCAATGACTCATCCAggaggtcacaaaagaacccagaacaacatTTAAAGAACAGCAGGCCTCACTTGACTCACTTTTTGGTCAGTAATCATGACTCAacaataagacaaaaatgtcacccATGACAGAGTTCCAAGTCCAAAACCACTGCTGACCATAAAAGAACAAAGTCTTGTCTCACATTTGCCATAAAACGTCTTGATGATTCCCAAGACTTTTGGGAAATTATTCTGTGGACTGACGAGACAAATGTGGAACGTTTTGGAAGGTGTGTGTCCCGCTACATC
This Solea solea chromosome 19, fSolSol10.1, whole genome shotgun sequence DNA region includes the following protein-coding sequences:
- the LOC131446153 gene encoding tripartite motif-containing protein 16-like, whose translation is MAGVQLHRETFSCSICLDLLKVPVTLTCGHSFCMDCIKDHWDSEEQKRIYSCPQCRELFMPRSELKKNTMLADLVEELKKTGLHAAPADHCYAGADDVACDVCTGRKLKALKSCLVCLASYCEEHLQPHHQSPAFKKHKLVEPSKNLQENMCPRHDEVMKMFCRTDQQCICYLCSVDQHKDHNTVTAAAVRTEKQRELDLSREEVQQRLQDRDRDVKVLQQERKTLSLSADKAVKDTNESFTEMTRLLQKRSSDVKQQIRSKLETEVRRVTDAEEKLQQEITELKKREAELKQLSLTHDHNQFLLNYCSLSGLSPSTHSSTINVRPLRHFEDVTAAVAKFRGQLQDVLTETWANISLAVTQVDVLLTEPEPKTRAEFFRYSQEIKLDPNTVNTRLLLSEGNRKVTVTCEDQSYPCHTDRFTDYHQVLSKDSLTARCYWEVEWTGGGCVAVTYKNISRSGSDECAFGYNDKSWALDCYQNSCQFVHNSIWTDVSDGLSSRVGVYLDHRAGLLSFYRVSDTMTLLHRVQTTFTQPLYAGVYLYPSPGDTAEFCKLE